A stretch of the Octopus sinensis unplaced genomic scaffold, ASM634580v1 Contig18956, whole genome shotgun sequence genome encodes the following:
- the LOC115231910 gene encoding trichohyalin-like — MPVKRSNESSEMAKFRREKNRLRMARKRSEETQNQKEVRQQLDRVRTAVRRDQEPEDQRELRQQLDKVRTAARRDQEPQDQRELRQQRDKVRTGIRREQEPENQRELRQQLNRVRTAVRREQEPGDQRELRQQLDRVRTAVRLDQEPEDKKLKRLALINGFS; from the coding sequence ATGCCAGTTAAGAGGTCAAATGAGAGTTCTGAAATGGCAAAATTTAGACGAGAAAAAAATAGGTTGAGAATGGCTAGGAAAAGGTCTGAAGAGACACAGAATCAAAAGGAAGTTCGACAACAGCTGGACAgggtcaggactgctgttagacgGGACCAGGAGCCCGAAGACCagagggaacttagacaacagctggACAAGGTCAGGACTGCTGCTAGACGGGACCAGGAGCCCCAAGACCagagggaacttagacaacagcgGGACAAGGTCAGGACTGGGATTAGAAGGGAGCAGGAGCCCGAAAACCagagggaacttagacaacagctgaatagggtcaggactgctgttagacgGGAACAGGAGCCCGGAGACCagagggaacttagacaacagctggatagggtcaggactgctgttagactgGACCAGGAGCCTGAAGACAAAAAGTTGAAAAGATTAGCATTAATCaatggttttagttga